Proteins encoded by one window of Arachis ipaensis cultivar K30076 chromosome B04, Araip1.1, whole genome shotgun sequence:
- the LOC107639072 gene encoding uncharacterized protein LOC107639072, which produces MFHIRIKIISPASQKLVSSLGSNPWLWLASRLISTSSPSSASKDNSFAFYLTHTCGFSPERATTISKRLKLETSEKPDTVIEFFKNQGLSQTMISKVLRTVPDLLSVKPENTLQPKFDFFKSKGFSISDIHNIILTSPEILKRSLNNEIIPCFNFLDNMFECKHNLMKTVVSYSGVLHVFAKRIEPNIKLLREEGVPESHIVRLLEYYGKTIKVCPTRFKRAVEEVKEMKTDPLKLQFVIYVHIKLHLSKSTWERKKGIYRKWGWTEDDISKAFRTHPFCMCTSDSKIEAVMDFLVNTLGCKSSDIIRCPSLLTMSLRKRIIPRGSVVRALLSKGLIKKLSWTVFRYNELEFLDKFVHCYDKEANELLKLYRGKLA; this is translated from the coding sequence ATGTTTCATATTCGCATCAAAATTATTTCTCCAGCCTCGCAAAAACTGGTTTCTTCGCTAGGTAGCAATCCATGGCTATGGCTTGCTTCGAGACTCATCTCAACCTCGTCTCCTTCTTCAGCCTCCAAAGACAACTCTTTTGCATTCTACCTAACTCATACTTGTGGGTTCTCACCAGAACGCGCTACCACCATTTCCAAGCGCCTCAAGTTAGAAACAAGTGAAAAACCAGACACAGTGATTGAGTTCTTCAAGAACCAAGGTTTGTCCCAAACTATGATCTCGAAAGTCCTTCGAACTGTTCCAGACTTACTTTCAGTCAAACCCGAGAACACTTTGCAGCCAAAGTTTGATTTTTTCAAGTCAAAAGGGTTTTCTATCTCTGACATTCACAACATCATATTAACATCCCCTGAAATTCTCAAAAGAAGCTTGAATAATGAGATCATTCCCTGCTTCAATTTCCTTGACAACATGTTTGAATGTAAGCACAACCTCATGAAAACTGTTGTAAGCTATTCAGGTGTTCTACATGTCTTTGCCAAACGTATTGAACCTAATATCAAGCTGCTGAGAGAAGAGGGTGTTCCTGAATCACACATTGTTAGGTTGTTAGAATACTATGGCAAGACAATTAAGGTATGTCCTACGCGATTTAAGAGGGCAGTGGAGGAAGTGAAGGAGATGAAGACTGATCCACTCAAGTTGCAATTTGTTATATATGTTCATATAAAGTTACATCTGAGCAAATCCACATGGGAAAGAAAGAAAGGTATATATAGAAAATGGGGTTGGACCGAGGATGATATTTCTAAAGCATTTAGAACCCACCCGTTCTGTATGTGCACTTCAGACAGTAAGATTGAGGCGGTCATGGATTTTCTGGTGAACACATTGGGCTGCAAATCTTCTGACATTATCAGATGTCCATCACTGTTGACCATGAGCTTGAGAAAGCGAATTATTCCAAGGGGCTCTGTTGTTAGAGCTTTGCTGTCGAAGGGTCTGATTAAGAAGCTGAGCTGGACTGTATTTCGGTATAATGAATTGGAGTTCCTGGATAAGTTTGTCCATTGTTATGACAAGGAAGCCAATGAGTTATTGAAGTTGTATCGGGGTAAGTTGGCTTAA
- the LOC107637660 gene encoding uncharacterized protein LOC107637660, translated as MSRLLILPKHFASINNPWPWLSLRLFSTRSSSSRPKGNSFTVSYLVGNCGFSPERAVSVSKRFSFKTSERPDTVIAFFRNIGLSQTTLFRVLQSMPQLLVASPERSLQPKIDFFKSKGFSTSDICKTIVNNPLILIRSVQVQIAPAFDFFDDMFPSRDKLIKAVMRNSSILYDFKIYVEPNIKLLREAGVPISHVIRLIEYCPRQLKANPKRFKEVLQEIKEMKFDPFKFQFVVAIYVNVTVGKSSLARRKGIYRKWGWTDGNIFAAFRNHPWCLVISDDKIEAMMDYLVNGLGYSASSISSNPWVLSMSLKRRIIPRGSVILVLQSKGLGRKLGLGTIFRCNEKIFLDKFIFRHEKEADDLLKLYQANLGKEQVHKRKECND; from the coding sequence ATGTCTCGACTTCTCATTCTACCCAAACACTTTGCTTCCATCAACAATCCATGGCCATGGCTTTCTTTGAGACTCTTCTCAACccgttcttcttcttcaagaccCAAAGGCAACTCTTTCACTGTCTCATACCTCGTTGGAAATTGCGGGTTCTCACCAGAACGTGCAGTTTCCGTTTCCAAACGCTTTAGCTTCAAAACAAGCGAAAGGCCAGACACAGTGATTGCGTTCTTCAGGAACATTGGTTTATCCCAAACGACACTGTTCAGAGTCCTCCAGTCCATGCCACAGTTACTCGTAGCCAGTCCCGAGAGATCTTTGCAGCCAAAAATCGATTTTTTTAAGTCCAAAGGGTTTTCTACCTCTGATATATGCAAGACCATTGTTAATAACCCTTTGATCCTCATCCGAAGCGTGCAGGTTCAGATAGCTCCCGCGTTTGATTTCTTCGATGACATGTTTCCGTCTAGGGACAAGCTCATCAAAGCTGTTATGCGTAATTCCAGTATTCTCTATGACTTTAAAATATATGTAGAACCTAATATAAAGCTGCTTAGAGAAGCAGGAGTTCCTATTTCACATGTTATTAGGTTAATAGAATACTGCCCTCGCCAATTGAAGGCAAACCCTAAGAGGTTTAAGGAGGTATTGCaggaaattaaggagatgaaGTTTGATCCCTTCAAGTTTCAATTTGTTGTGGCTATTTATGTGAATGTAACCGTAGGAAAATCCTCATTGGCAAGAAGGAAAGGTATTTATAGAAAGTGGGGTTGGACCGATGGCAATATTTTTGCAGCATTTAGAAACCATCCGTGGTGTCTTGTCATCTCGGATGACAAGATTGAAGCAATGATGGATTATCTGGTGAATGGATTGGGTTATTCAGCTTCTTCTATATCTAGTAATCCCTGGGTGTTGTCCATGAGTTTGAAAAGGCGGATTATTCCGAGGGGTTCTGTTATTCTAGTTTTGCAGTCTAAGGGTCTGGGCAGGAAGCTGGGCTTGGGTACAATATTTAGGTGCAATGAAAAGATCTTCTTGGATAAGTTTATCTTCCGCCATGAGAAAGAAGCTGACGATCTATTGAAGTTGTATCAAGCTAATTTAGGAAAAGAGCAAGTCCATAAGAGAAAAGAATGTAATGATTAA